Proteins found in one Silene latifolia isolate original U9 population unplaced genomic scaffold, ASM4854445v1 scaffold_20.1, whole genome shotgun sequence genomic segment:
- the LOC141638421 gene encoding geraniol 8-hydroxylase-like: MDYLSFILCLLLAWAAIYLLISATQKDDQSHPRKLPPGPHSFPVIGHLPSLAKNPHTALAELAKTYGPLIMVHLGQIPTVVISSATMAKEILQNNDSSVSSRTVIDAVRAHNHHERSLIWLPDGPTWYNLSKISTTKIFSAASLDASQCLRSNIVDDLNSYLKKSSEDGRVVDIGELASNTTMNLLSTTLFSLDLNDPSNSENANIVQESIRGIMDLSGKPNLSDYFPMLRKMDPLQIRRKIGVHFGKMIDLFNTMINQRLEGKRLTSSVQCNDALDALLSTTRNEDQIAQPDIPHLFTDLLSAGADSTSTTLVWAMAELLHNPEKLRKAKSELRKVIGIENQIRESDINRLPYLNAVIKETLRLHPSVPLSVPRKADTDLKVFGFTVPKNAQILVNIWAIGRDPDVWDRPDEFDPDRFIGSGNGRDYEVITFGSGRRFCPGRVMAVRMLHLMLGSLIHGRLKVGFRERR, translated from the exons ATGGATTACCTGAGTTTTATACTGTGTCTTCTCTTAGCATGGGCTGCAATCTACCTCCTCATCTCAGCCACACAAAAAGATGACCAATCACATCCCAGGAAACTACCACCAGGGCCCCACTCTTTTCCCGTCATCGGTCACCTCCCTAGCCTCGCCAAAAACCCGCATACCGCCTTAGCCGAGCTTGCCAAGACCTATGGTCCACTTATAATGGTCCACCTCGGCCAGATTCCGACAGTGGTAATTTCTTCAGCAACAATGGCTAAGGAAATCCTTCAAAATAATGACAGTTCAGTGTCTAGCCGGACTGTCATTGACGCGGTCCGAGCACACAATCATCATGAGAGGTCACTAATCTGGTTACCGGATGGCCCAACATGGTATAACCTGTCCAAAATATCGACCACGAAGATATTTTCCGCAGCTAGTCTTGATGCTAGTCAGTGTCTGAGAAGCAACATTGTGGATGATTTGAACTCTTACCTTAAGAAAAGTAGTGAAGATGGGAGGGTAGTTGATATTGGTGAATTAGCATCAAACACTACCATGAATCTGCTATCTACTACTTTGTTCTCATTGGATTTAAATGATCCCTCAAATTCGGAAAATGCCAACATTGTTCAAGAGAGCATTCGCGGTATAATGGATTTATCCGGGAAACCCAACTTATCAGATTACTTTCCGATGCTCAGGAAGATGGATCCGCTTCAAATAAGGAGGAAGATTGGCGTTCATTTTGGaaagatgattgatctcttcaaCACCATGATCAACCAAAGACTCGAAGGAAAGCGGCTGACAAGCTCAGTACAATGCAATGACGCTCTAGATGCATTGCTCAGTACAACTAGGAATGAAGATCAGATTGCCCAACCGGATATCCCACATTTGTTTACA GATTTATTATCAGCAGGAGCGGATTCAACATCAACAACGCTAGTATGGGCAATGGCGGAGCTACTACACAACCCGGAAAAGCTCCGAAAAGCAAAAAGCGAGCTCCGAAAAGTCATAGGAATCGAAAATCAAATACGAGAATCCGACATCAACCGCCTTCCATACTTAAACGCAGTCATAAAAGAAACCCTAAGACTACATCCATCAGTACCACTATCAGTACCCAGAAAAGCGGATACGGACCTAAAAGTATTCGGGTTTACGGTTCCGAAAAATGCGCAAATATTGGTTAACATATGGGCAATTGGGCGAGACCCGGATGTTTGGGACCGACCTGATGAGTTCGACCCGGATAGGTTTATCGGGTCGGGTAATGGTCGAGATTATGAGGTGATTACGTTCGGGTCGGGTCGTCGGTTTTGTCCTGGGCGGGTCATGGCGGTTCGGATGCTCCATTTGATGCTCGGGTCGTTGATTCATGGGAGGTTGAAGGTGGGTTTTCGGGAAAGGAGGTGA
- the LOC141638420 gene encoding geraniol 8-hydroxylase-like — MDYLSFGLCILLAWFAIQLLSRPGRSNSNTVILPPGPSPLPIFGNLFSLGNKPHRSLAKLAKTYGPLMILQLGRVPTVVISSAAMAKEALQKNDISFSNRNIVDAIRALNHHENSVAWLPAGSKWRNLRKICNSRVFSTSRLDACQSIRKDKVKRLLSYVENCSEDQVAVDIGHVAFTTTLNLLSSTFFSMDMGDPTSEFARQFRNTIRSIMEEVGKPNIADFFPILKKVDPQGIRRRSSVHFQKMVDIFEALIDERIQGKRPSGSIQARNDVLDELIGIDQEQVEEIEPSKIPFLLADLFAAGTDTTSTTLEWAMTELVRNPQKMKKAQLELQEIVGKGNSLEECDISQLLYLQAVIKETLRLHPAVPLLLPRKVDLDVKLFEFTVPKNAQVLVNAWAIGRDPDIWQNPYSFEPERFLGSQIDVKGHDFELIPFGAGRRICPGLPLAIRMLHLMLGSLIHGFDWKLQDGVLPEEMNMDEKFGIALEKAERLRVIPVRV; from the exons ATCCTATTAGCATGGTTTGCAATCCAACTCCTTTCAAGACCAGGGCGCAGTAACTCGAACACGGTGATTCTACCGCCAGGCCCTTCACCTCTACCTATCTTTGGGAATCTCTTCAGCCTTGGAAACAAGCCACACCGTTCTCTGGCAAAACTAGCTAAAACCTATGGACCCCTTATGATTCTCCAGCTAGGACGGGTCCCAACTGTGGTCATTTCATCTGCAGCTATGGCAAAAGAAGCACTTCAAAAGAACGATATTTCCTTTTCAAACCGAAACATTGTTGACGCCATTCGTGCTCTTAATCACCACGAAAACTCTGTAGCCTGGTTGCCAGCGGGGTCTAAATGGCGAAACCTGCGCAAAATCTGCAATTCCCGGGTTTTCTCTACTAGCAGGCTTGACGCCTGTCAAAGCATTCGGAAAGATAAGGTGAAACGTCTCCTCTCTTATGTTGAAAATTGCAGTGAAGATCAGGTAGCAGTAGATATAGGCCACGTAGCTTTTACTACTACCCTTAATTTGCTATCAAGCACATTCTTTTCAATGGATATGGGCGACCCCACATCTGAATTTGCTCGTCAGTTTAGAAACACTATACGGAGTATAATGGAAGAAGTGGGGAAACCCAATATTGCAGATTTTTTCCCCATACTCAAGAAGGTAGACCCACAAGGGATCAGACGGCGGTCAAGTGTGCACTTCCAAAAGATGGTTGATATATTCGAGGCATTGATTGATGAGCGGATTCAAGGCAAGAGGCCATCAGGGTCAATACAAGCAAGAAATGATGTTCTTGATGAATTAATAGGCATCGATCAAGAACAGGTTGAGGAGATTGAACCGTCAAAGATCCCTTTTCTGCTAGCG GACCTATTTGCTGCAGGAACAGATACAACATCGACCACCTTGGAATGGGCGATGACAGAACTAGTTCGCAACCCACAAAAAATGAAGAAAGCACAACTAGAGCTTCAAGAAATTGTCGGAAAAGGAAACTCATTAGAAGAATGTGACATCAGTCAGCTGTTATATTTACAGGCTGTCATCAAGGAGACACTTAGACTTCACCCAGCAGTGCCATTACTGCTACCTAGGAAGGTTGATTTGGATGTTAAGCTCTTTGAGTTTACGGTACCCAAAAATGCACAAGTCTTAGTCAATGCCTGGGCAATTGGAAGGGACCCAGATATCTGGCAGAACCCTTATTCATTCGAGCCAGAGAGATTCCTTGGATCACAAATTGATGTCAAAGGTCATGATTTTGAGCTTATTCCATTTGGTGCAGGCCGAAGGATTTGTCCTGGGTTGCCACTAGCAATCCGGATGTTGCATTTGATGTTGGGGTCTTTAATTCATGGGTTTGACTGGAAGTTGCAGGATGGTGTTCTGCCAGAGGAGATGAATATGGATGAAAAATTCGGGATAGCCTTGGAGAAAGCTGAAAGACTTCGTGTCATTCCTGTTCGTGTCTGA